The Chloroflexota bacterium genome has a window encoding:
- a CDS encoding M20/M25/M40 family metallo-hydrolase gives MTDNPPIVETFLHLIQIDSPTGHEQQLAETLLGMLRDLGAQAHTDAAGNVITALDGEGEPILLSAHMDTVEPGRGIKPRIQDGIITSDGTTILGSDCKSGIAVVLEVLRRLKATGARHRPLDIVFSVGEEGGLIGAKRLDVSAVRARVGLVLDSGGPIGTLVRQAPCQDSLAVTIHGKAAHAGTDPEKGINAIVVAAEAIAQMPLGRIDAETTANVGKIAGGVATNIVPDRVEIAGEARSLKGEKLAAQTSRMVKAFEAAAARHGARAEIHVTRSYEAYHLPNDHPWVRHLVGICKRLGVEPILVSSGGGSDANVYNAKGIQCVVTSTGMSNVHTTAEQIAIADLLGAADLVYAVVTAL, from the coding sequence ATGACCGACAATCCTCCCATTGTTGAGACGTTCCTGCACCTGATTCAGATTGACAGCCCGACGGGCCATGAGCAGCAGTTGGCGGAGACGCTCCTCGGGATGCTCCGCGACCTGGGGGCGCAGGCGCACACGGACGCTGCGGGCAACGTCATCACCGCGCTGGACGGCGAGGGTGAACCCATCCTGCTGTCGGCGCACATGGACACGGTGGAGCCAGGGCGGGGAATCAAGCCGCGCATCCAGGACGGCATCATCACCAGCGATGGCACGACGATTCTGGGCAGCGACTGCAAGTCGGGCATCGCGGTCGTGCTGGAGGTTCTGCGCAGGCTCAAGGCCACAGGCGCGCGCCACCGCCCTCTGGACATCGTCTTCAGCGTGGGCGAGGAAGGCGGGCTAATCGGAGCCAAGCGGCTGGACGTGTCGGCGGTCCGCGCCAGGGTCGGGCTGGTGCTGGATTCGGGCGGGCCTATCGGGACGTTGGTGCGCCAGGCTCCGTGCCAGGACTCGCTGGCGGTAACGATCCACGGCAAGGCGGCCCACGCCGGCACGGACCCGGAGAAGGGCATCAACGCCATTGTCGTCGCCGCCGAGGCCATCGCGCAGATGCCGCTGGGCCGCATAGACGCCGAGACGACGGCCAACGTGGGCAAGATCGCGGGCGGGGTCGCCACGAACATCGTGCCAGATCGCGTGGAGATTGCCGGTGAGGCGCGGAGCCTCAAGGGCGAGAAACTGGCGGCCCAGACGAGCCGCATGGTGAAGGCATTTGAAGCCGCCGCAGCCCGCCACGGGGCCAGGGCCGAGATTCACGTTACCCGTTCCTACGAAGCCTACCATCTCCCCAACGATCACCCGTGGGTTCGCCACCTCGTCGGCATCTGCAAGCGCCTGGGCGTTGAGCCAATCTTGGTGTCGTCGGGCGGCGGCAGCGATGCCAATGTGTACAACGCCAAGGGGATTCAGTGCGTGGTTACGAGCACGGGCATGAGCAACGTGCACACAACCGCCGAACAGATCGCCATTGCCGACTTGCTGGGCGCAGCCGACTTGGTCTACGCCGTGGTAACGGCGCTCTAG